A single genomic interval of Streptococcus suis harbors:
- a CDS encoding DUF5052 family protein has translation MKWNKKLALSAVLVASLFTLSACQSISNWWKNTKEEWIGLEMTVRTFDENSQLIDEMSGKSLSISRNQEFDSVDAEGYSNADSSVLKVTLGNYEIDHVGSSLIAAEEGLEDLFAKYQSTVDIANYDRSIPLVNRMVSSLKNDFTGKAKVVLIRSQNGTPLATYVGDKVSLYASDAPKTSELLIDGKRLIIYRCDYTIYDRELLEN, from the coding sequence ATGAAATGGAATAAAAAACTAGCCCTTAGTGCCGTCTTAGTCGCAAGTTTGTTTACTTTGTCAGCCTGTCAATCAATTTCAAATTGGTGGAAGAATACCAAGGAAGAATGGATTGGCTTGGAAATGACAGTTCGGACATTTGATGAGAATTCTCAGTTAATCGATGAAATGTCTGGCAAGTCCTTATCGATTTCGCGGAATCAGGAATTTGACTCGGTGGATGCCGAAGGCTATTCCAATGCGGATTCATCTGTTTTGAAGGTCACACTTGGCAATTATGAAATTGACCATGTTGGTTCTTCCTTGATTGCTGCCGAAGAGGGCTTGGAGGATTTATTTGCTAAGTATCAATCGACTGTAGATATTGCCAACTATGATCGTTCTATTCCCTTGGTTAATCGGATGGTTTCGAGCTTGAAAAATGATTTTACTGGTAAGGCTAAGGTTGTTTTAATTCGTTCGCAAAATGGCACACCATTAGCGACCTATGTTGGTGATAAGGTATCCCTTTATGCTTCTGATGCGCCCAAAACATCAGAACTACTGATAGATGGTAAACGCTTGATTATCTATCGTTGTGACTATACGATTTATGACAGAGAGTTGTTGGAGAACTAG
- a CDS encoding DNA alkylation repair protein — protein sequence MKIDELEKRLLLVADVSQAQPMKAYMKNNFDFLGVRTPDRRTVAKQFFKDFKAQGIDWDFVEACWDKPYREFQYIAIDYLVTKKKDLVLADLPRLKKLAQEKSWWDSIDGLDKLVGKIVLDNPEAKQTILEWSVDDDFWLRRIAIDHQLLQKEKTDTKLLEQILINNLNQTEFFINKAIGWSLRDYSKTNPEWVRTFLDTYRSQMAGLSIREASKYI from the coding sequence ATGAAGATTGATGAATTAGAAAAACGATTATTACTAGTAGCAGATGTTAGTCAAGCCCAACCGATGAAAGCCTACATGAAAAACAACTTTGACTTTTTGGGTGTTCGGACACCTGACCGTCGAACAGTTGCCAAGCAGTTTTTCAAAGACTTTAAGGCTCAGGGAATTGATTGGGACTTTGTAGAGGCTTGTTGGGACAAACCCTACCGCGAGTTTCAGTATATCGCTATTGATTACCTGGTCACCAAGAAAAAAGATCTGGTCTTAGCTGACCTGCCCCGCTTGAAAAAGCTTGCTCAGGAAAAGTCATGGTGGGATAGTATTGACGGACTGGACAAGCTAGTCGGTAAGATTGTTTTGGACAATCCAGAGGCCAAGCAGACCATTTTGGAATGGAGTGTAGATGACGATTTCTGGCTGAGACGAATTGCCATTGACCACCAACTCTTGCAAAAAGAAAAGACAGATACGAAACTGTTGGAACAAATCCTAATCAATAATCTTAATCAGACTGAATTTTTCATCAATAAGGCGATTGGTTGGAGTTTGCGAGATTATTCTAAGACCAATCCTGAATGGGTACGGACTTTTCTTGACACCTACCGGTCCCAAATGGCAGGTCTGTCCATTCGTGAAGCCAGTAAGTACATCTAG
- a CDS encoding GNAT family N-acetyltransferase, which yields MIKIQSAQIEDAADLVAIYAPYVENTAITFETEIPTVADFASRIEKTLEKFPYLVAVEEGQILGYAYASTYYARAAYDWTVELSVYIKQEARGKGIGTLLYNALERELTARGFKNFLACIALPNPASIALHEKRGYEQVAHFKKVGYKFDTWHDIVWLQKSLVGKQNED from the coding sequence ATGATAAAAATTCAGTCAGCACAGATAGAAGATGCCGCAGATTTGGTGGCTATCTACGCTCCTTATGTTGAAAACACAGCCATTACTTTTGAAACAGAGATACCGACAGTTGCAGACTTTGCCAGTCGGATTGAAAAGACCTTGGAGAAGTTTCCCTATCTGGTAGCAGTAGAAGAAGGACAAATTCTAGGCTATGCTTATGCTTCAACCTACTATGCCCGTGCGGCTTACGATTGGACGGTGGAATTATCCGTATATATCAAGCAAGAAGCACGCGGAAAAGGCATTGGAACTCTTCTCTACAATGCTTTGGAAAGGGAACTGACAGCGCGTGGTTTTAAAAATTTCTTAGCCTGTATCGCCCTGCCCAATCCAGCCTCTATAGCCCTCCATGAGAAGAGGGGCTATGAACAGGTAGCTCATTTCAAGAAAGTTGGCTACAAATTCGATACCTGGCATGATATTGTCTGGCTCCAAAAGTCTCTTGTAGGTAAGCAAAATGAAGATTGA